Proteins from a single region of Budorcas taxicolor isolate Tak-1 chromosome 7, Takin1.1, whole genome shotgun sequence:
- the LOC128050499 gene encoding olfactory receptor 7D4-like, producing METENQTVISKFILLGLSDDVDLQPLLIGLFLSMYLVCVTGNLLIILAIISESNLHTPMYFFLSNLSFTDICFTSTIVPKMLVNIQKQNKGITYEGCLTQMYFFMVFAGLDNLLLTVMAYDRFVAICHPLHYTVIMNPHLCGLLLLLSWLICLTYSLLQSLMVLRVSFCKETNIPHFFCELTQILKLACSDTLVNDIVLYFVTGLLGIIPLIGILLSYSRIIFSIMGISSSGGKYKAFSTCGSHLSVVSLFYGAGLGVYLTSGTAHPSRKGSIASVIYTVVTPMLNPFIYSLRNRDMKGALRRVFTRGTYSVR from the coding sequence ATGGAAACAGAGAACCAGACAGTTATTTCAAAATTCATCCTTCTGGGGCTCTCGGATGATGTGGACCTTCAGCCCCTCCTCATTGGACTGTTCCTGTCCATGTACCTGGTCTGTGTTACAGGGAACCTGCTCATCATCCTGGCCATCATCTCTGAGTCCAACCTCCACactcccatgtacttcttcctctccaacctgtCCTTCACTGACATCTGTTTCACCTCCACCATAGTCCCCAAGATGTTAGTGAATATCCAGAAGCAGAACAAAGGCATCACGTATGAAGGATGCCTTACCCAGATgtattttttcatggtctttGCTGGGCTAGATAATTTGCTACTGacagtgatggcctatgaccggtTCGTGGCCATCTGTCACCCCCTGCACTACACAGTCATCATGAACCCTCACCTTTGTGGTCTCCTGCTTCTGCTTTCTTGGCTGATCTGCCTGACATATTCTTTGTTGCAAAGTTTGATGGTTTTGAGGGTATCTTTCTGCAAAGAGACAAATATCCCCCACTTCTTCTGTGAACTTACTCAAATTCTCAAGCTTGCCTGCTCTGACACCCTTGTCAATGACATTGTGCTGTATTTTGTAACTGGCTTGCTGGGTATTATTCCCCTGATTGGGATCCTTTTATCTTATTCTAGAATTATCTTCTCCATAATGGGCATTTCATCTTCTGGGGGAAAGTATAAAGCCTTTTCCACCTGTGGGTCTCACCTCTCAGTTGTCTCCTTGTTCTATGGCGCAGGCCTTGGGGTCTACCTCACTTCAGGAACAGCCCATCCCTCCAGAAAGGGTTCAATAGCCTCGGTGATATACACAGTAGTcacccccatgctgaaccccttcatctacaGTCTGAGGAACAGGGACATGAAGGGGGCTCTAAGGAGAGTTTTCACTAGAGGAACATACTCAGTGAGATAA